A window from Streptomyces sp. NBC_00299 encodes these proteins:
- a CDS encoding N-acylneuraminate cytidylyltransferase encodes MSNPEAGQGTSVPRVLAVIPARGGSKGVPAKNLMPVGGVPLVSRAVRECRASRLVTDVVVSTDDQGIAAAARQAGAEVVLRPAAIAGDTATSEAAVLHAMDAHEALHGSPVDVVLLVQCTSPFIIREDLDGVVKAIVANGADTALTVAPFHGFVWRHGDDEPAALRTEREAAEGGTDTVTTRTTTSGGYGVNHDKSFRPRRQDRPQDFLETGAAYAMDAAGFREHKHRFFGRTELVRTDPARVLEIDDPHDLARARALAPLFDADRPGALPTADDIDAVVLDFDGTQTDDRVLIDADGKEFVSVHRGDGLGIGALRKSGLKMLILSTEQNPVVAARARKLQIPVLHGIDRKDLALKQWCEEQGIAPERVLYVGNDVNDLPCFALVGWPVAVASAHDVVRGAARAVTTTPGGDGAIREIASWILGPSLDSLTK; translated from the coding sequence CGGCTCCAAGGGCGTGCCCGCGAAGAACCTCATGCCCGTCGGCGGTGTACCGCTGGTGTCGCGTGCCGTGCGTGAGTGCCGGGCCTCGCGGCTCGTCACGGACGTCGTCGTCTCCACCGACGACCAGGGCATCGCGGCCGCCGCCCGCCAGGCCGGCGCCGAGGTCGTGCTGCGCCCCGCCGCCATCGCCGGCGACACCGCCACCTCCGAGGCCGCCGTCCTGCACGCCATGGACGCCCACGAGGCGCTGCACGGCTCGCCGGTGGACGTGGTCCTGCTCGTGCAGTGCACCAGCCCGTTCATCATCCGCGAGGACCTCGACGGCGTCGTCAAGGCGATCGTCGCCAACGGTGCCGACACGGCCCTGACCGTCGCGCCCTTCCACGGCTTCGTATGGCGCCACGGCGACGACGAGCCGGCCGCCCTGCGCACCGAGCGCGAGGCCGCCGAGGGCGGCACCGACACCGTCACCACCCGCACCACCACCAGCGGCGGCTACGGCGTCAACCACGACAAGTCCTTCCGCCCGCGCCGCCAGGACCGCCCCCAGGACTTCCTGGAGACCGGCGCCGCCTACGCGATGGACGCCGCCGGCTTCCGCGAGCACAAGCACCGCTTCTTCGGTCGCACCGAACTCGTGCGCACCGACCCCGCCCGGGTCCTGGAGATCGACGATCCCCACGACCTGGCCCGCGCCCGCGCGCTGGCCCCGCTGTTCGACGCGGACCGGCCCGGCGCACTCCCGACCGCCGACGACATCGACGCGGTCGTACTGGACTTCGACGGCACCCAGACAGACGACAGGGTGCTGATCGATGCCGATGGAAAGGAGTTCGTCTCCGTGCACCGCGGAGACGGCCTCGGCATCGGAGCCCTGCGCAAGAGCGGGCTCAAGATGCTCATCCTCTCCACGGAGCAGAACCCGGTCGTCGCCGCCCGCGCACGGAAGCTGCAGATTCCCGTGCTGCACGGCATCGACCGGAAGGACCTCGCACTCAAGCAGTGGTGCGAGGAGCAGGGCATCGCGCCTGAGCGCGTGCTCTACGTCGGCAACGACGTCAACGACCTCCCGTGCTTCGCCCTCGTGGGCTGGCCCGTGGCGGTCGCGAGCGCCCACGACGTCGTGCGCGGCGCCGCACGCGCGGTCACCACCACCCCCGGTGGCGACGGCGCAATCCGAGAGATCGCCAGCTGGATCCTCGGCCCCTCTCTCGATTCCCTCACCAAGTAA
- a CDS encoding N-acetylneuraminate synthase family protein, producing MSTYSRLRNFGSREVGPGKPVYICGEIGINHNGELENAFKLIDVAAEAGCDAVKFQKRTPEICTPRDQWDIERDTPWGRMTYIDYRHRVEFGEDEYRQIDEYCKSKNIDWFASPWDTEAVAFLEKFDIPAHKVASASLTDDELLKALRATGRAVILSTGMSTPKQIRHAVEVLGSENIVMCHATSTYPAKAEELNLRVINTLEKEFPNVPIGYSGHETGLQTTLAAVALGAVFVERHITLDRAMWGSDQAASVEPQGLVRLVRDIRTIEASLGDGVKKVYDSELGPMKKLRRVSGVVAEAEIAAAAGEPVSV from the coding sequence ATGAGCACCTACTCCCGCCTGCGCAACTTCGGTTCGCGTGAAGTCGGCCCCGGCAAGCCCGTCTACATCTGCGGCGAGATCGGCATCAACCACAACGGTGAGCTGGAGAACGCCTTCAAGCTCATCGACGTGGCCGCCGAGGCCGGCTGTGACGCCGTGAAGTTCCAGAAGCGCACGCCGGAGATCTGCACCCCGCGCGACCAGTGGGACATCGAGCGCGACACCCCCTGGGGCCGGATGACCTACATCGACTACCGCCACCGCGTGGAGTTCGGTGAGGACGAGTACCGCCAGATCGACGAGTACTGCAAGTCCAAGAACATCGACTGGTTCGCCTCCCCGTGGGACACCGAGGCCGTCGCCTTCCTGGAGAAGTTCGACATCCCGGCCCACAAGGTCGCGTCCGCGTCCCTCACGGACGACGAGCTGCTGAAGGCGCTGCGCGCCACCGGCCGCGCCGTCATCCTCTCCACCGGCATGTCGACGCCGAAGCAGATCCGCCACGCGGTCGAGGTCCTCGGCTCCGAGAACATCGTCATGTGCCACGCCACCTCGACGTACCCGGCGAAGGCCGAGGAGCTCAACCTCCGCGTGATCAACACGCTGGAGAAGGAGTTCCCGAACGTCCCGATCGGCTACTCCGGCCACGAGACGGGCCTGCAGACCACGCTGGCCGCGGTCGCCCTCGGCGCCGTCTTCGTCGAGCGTCACATCACCCTGGACCGCGCGATGTGGGGTTCGGACCAGGCCGCCTCGGTCGAGCCGCAGGGCCTGGTGCGCCTCGTCCGCGACATCCGCACCATCGAGGCCTCCCTCGGTGACGGCGTCAAGAAGGTCTACGACTCCGAGCTGGGCCCGATGAAGAAGCTGCGCCGCGTCTCCGGTGTGGTCGCCGAGGCGGAGATCGCCGCGGCGGCGGGCGAGCCGGTTTCGGTCTGA
- a CDS encoding DUF397 domain-containing protein, producing MTTPDTWRKSSYSGGGDGNNCVEIAASPTHIAIRDSKAPAHGTLTVPAEAFTPFIEALKAPSTP from the coding sequence GTGACCACCCCTGACACCTGGCGCAAGTCGTCCTACTCCGGCGGCGGCGACGGCAACAACTGTGTGGAGATCGCCGCCTCCCCCACCCACATAGCCATCCGCGACTCAAAGGCCCCGGCCCACGGAACCCTCACGGTCCCCGCCGAGGCCTTCACCCCCTTCATCGAAGCCCTGAAGGCCCCTTCAACCCCCTGA
- a CDS encoding ATP-binding protein — translation MPETESESEPWEYSLYIPNDVRAVTVSRRTLRLILTMHGLISLVDVAELLATELVSNAVRHTKGPAALRVRWAAGVLRIGAWDADPEPPEPPGPLDDPAELEDGRGLALVRACSDLWGWQPLSRHGNRGKYVWCELAR, via the coding sequence ATGCCCGAAACCGAGTCCGAGTCCGAGCCCTGGGAGTACTCCCTCTACATCCCGAACGACGTCCGAGCCGTCACGGTGTCCCGCCGCACCCTCCGCCTGATCCTCACCATGCACGGCCTGATCAGCCTCGTCGACGTCGCCGAACTGCTCGCCACGGAGCTGGTGTCCAACGCCGTACGCCACACGAAGGGCCCCGCCGCCCTGCGGGTGCGCTGGGCAGCGGGCGTGCTGCGGATCGGGGCCTGGGATGCCGATCCCGAGCCGCCCGAACCGCCAGGGCCGTTGGATGACCCGGCCGAGCTGGAGGACGGGCGCGGCCTCGCCCTCGTCCGGGCCTGCTCCGACCTGTGGGGATGGCAGCCTCTGTCCCGGCACGGCAACCGGGGCAAATACGTGTGGTGCGAACTGGCCAGGTAG
- a CDS encoding class I SAM-dependent methyltransferase produces MSPQAPENSEYADFIEATRASYDAIALAYTDRFPDWPADSHPLDRSLITAFAELARERIPAPVADLGSGPGSVTAHLNVLGLPVFGVDISPRMVALARRAHPELRFHVGSMTSLDLPDETLGGIIALYSVIHIPTEHLAATFAEFHRVLVPGGHVLLGFQSGSPDGDEEHLHLAERFGQEIALDYYWRTPEAVAAHLAKADLPAQARVLREPVDGEVRPRAFVLARKQS; encoded by the coding sequence GTGAGCCCCCAGGCCCCCGAGAACTCCGAGTACGCCGACTTCATCGAGGCCACCCGGGCCTCGTACGACGCGATAGCCCTCGCCTACACGGACCGCTTCCCCGACTGGCCGGCCGACAGCCACCCACTCGACCGCTCCCTGATCACCGCCTTCGCCGAACTGGCCCGCGAGCGCATCCCGGCCCCCGTCGCCGACCTCGGCAGCGGCCCCGGCTCCGTCACGGCCCACCTCAACGTCCTCGGCCTCCCGGTCTTCGGCGTCGACATCTCCCCCCGCATGGTCGCCCTGGCCCGCCGCGCGCACCCCGAACTACGGTTCCACGTGGGCTCGATGACCTCCCTCGACCTCCCGGACGAGACACTGGGCGGGATCATCGCGCTGTACTCGGTCATCCACATCCCGACCGAGCATCTCGCCGCCACGTTCGCCGAGTTCCACCGCGTTCTGGTCCCCGGCGGGCACGTACTCCTCGGGTTCCAGTCCGGCAGCCCCGACGGCGACGAGGAGCACCTCCACCTCGCGGAGCGCTTCGGCCAGGAGATCGCGCTCGACTACTACTGGCGCACCCCGGAGGCGGTCGCCGCCCACCTGGCCAAGGCGGACCTGCCGGCTCAGGCCCGCGTGCTGCGCGAACCGGTCGACGGGGAGGTACGCCCCCGCGCGTTCGTTCTGGCCCGCAAGCAGTCGTGA
- a CDS encoding helix-turn-helix domain-containing protein, translating into MAGLRREQTARQVRLGVELRRLRDAAGLTGREAAALLGVSSTQINQIESALSGVSEKRLRRLASNYACTDAELIDALAAMATDRTRGWWEEYRGLLPTPFLDISELEHHATYRDDVEFLLIPGLLQTEAYAHAAFSSRVPELSGEDLELRVRHRMQRRVVLEGPAPIPYKAIIHEAALRVRVGDRAIARDQLSRVLELSEAGHITVRVVPFDLDGFGGTWGTMMLAGGTVPRLDTAVRDAPHGTAFIDSEAQLSVFRTVFRRVEAVSLDPMRSRDFIHDLAKEL; encoded by the coding sequence ATGGCGGGGTTGAGGCGCGAGCAGACAGCACGTCAGGTGCGCTTGGGCGTCGAACTGCGCAGGCTTCGTGACGCGGCAGGCCTCACGGGCCGCGAGGCGGCGGCCCTGCTCGGGGTGAGCTCCACGCAGATCAATCAGATCGAGTCGGCTCTCAGCGGCGTGAGCGAGAAGCGCCTGCGTCGACTGGCCTCCAACTACGCCTGCACAGATGCGGAGTTGATCGATGCCCTCGCAGCGATGGCAACGGATCGGACGCGCGGCTGGTGGGAGGAATACCGAGGCCTTCTGCCCACGCCCTTCTTGGACATCTCAGAGTTGGAGCACCACGCCACCTACCGCGACGACGTGGAGTTCTTGCTCATCCCCGGCTTGCTTCAGACCGAGGCTTACGCACACGCCGCCTTCTCCTCCAGAGTCCCCGAGCTCTCGGGCGAGGACCTGGAACTGCGCGTCCGGCACCGGATGCAACGCAGGGTGGTCCTCGAAGGTCCCGCCCCGATCCCGTACAAGGCAATCATCCATGAGGCAGCACTGCGCGTCCGGGTCGGCGACCGCGCCATCGCCCGAGACCAGCTGAGCCGCGTCCTGGAACTCTCGGAAGCCGGTCACATCACAGTACGTGTCGTCCCCTTCGACCTCGATGGCTTCGGCGGGACATGGGGCACCATGATGCTGGCCGGCGGCACAGTCCCCAGGCTGGACACAGCCGTGCGAGACGCACCGCATGGCACGGCGTTCATCGACTCCGAAGCTCAGCTCAGCGTCTTTCGAACAGTCTTCCGTAGGGTAGAAGCGGTATCGCTCGACCCCATGAGGTCGCGTGACTTCATCCACGACCTGGCCAAGGAACTGTGA